From the Acipenser ruthenus chromosome 5, fAciRut3.2 maternal haplotype, whole genome shotgun sequence genome, the window TTGATCTGTTTTGATGTACCTTTTATAAAATCTCATGCTCCTCTTACAGTGGTGCATACTTtatctatttatatttatagattagcttaaaaaaaaccttttttgtcTGTGGATTTGTAAAATGGAGCAAACCAAAGCACTCTGACTTGTTatcatgtcatttttaaaacacaagctGCCAATCTTAGGCAGAATGTGGCATCCCTGCAGCAAGAATCTACATTAAAACCATTAATCGGATTATAGAACCAAACAGCATTATTATACCAGATGCATTGCAACAGAAACGGCgggttttcttcttcttcttttttttttttttttttttgctgctcaTTTTCGGCTGCAGAGGCTGTAAAGTGTCTTTACAGCTTCGCACCTCAACATTGAAAAGTTATCTTTATTTTAGTACCAGACTACTGCCTTGAGAAAACTTGAAATTGCATTTCCTTTGTAACTATTGCGAGTTACCATGTGTTTGAAAAATATCTTCAAAAGCGTTGCAAGTCTGCATGACATATTTGTGTTGTCATGTTAATTTAcccatgtgtttgtttgttcatgttTATATTGCATGTTTAAAGCCACTTATAATGGTTAGAGCTAAATTGGgctacctactgtaaaaataatgAAGAAATTAGATTTCCACATCTTTTTTAAAGAAGTGGTTATTTCAAGATGTATGCTAATGCAGATGGCATCAGTGTTTGTTTAACGTGAGGAAACAATCTTTTAGTGCAGCAACCTTGCTCCTGACTTCCTGCGAAAGCTGGCAGCCACGACTGAATTCCCCGGCACTGTAAATTCTGGGCAGCTTTTCCAACTTGGGAAGGTCGGTCCAACAACTGTCACGGGAAGCATCAAATGCTTGAGCTGTCGATAGTGACCCACATTTACAGAAAATTGGAGGGCCTTCTAATTAACTGAGGATCCATAAATTAGAGTGAAGCTGCTTGACGAGTTCCCATAAATGCTAAAAGTGTCAAGCCGCAGACACTAAATCAGCTTGTAAgagcgcagtttttttttttaaatgaatattaaacAGTTCTGTGTGATTGTGGCAAGTTTTGGGTGTTTGAAGTGATCTTGTGCATTAGGGCCTTTCTTTTTAGGATTACATGAGAAGACTGCTTTTTAACAGGGACAGACCACATCACTATTTACTGTTAAGGCAAGGTCAGGTAGGCCCaaattttctaaaacatttttttgaaggGGAAAGGAGTTAATCAAACTATGCATCAAAAAGTGTTAATTTTCGTGAAAGTGGCCTTTTTAATAAATGGGTCAAAAAACCTGAAAGACACCACATGCTTTTATCAGTTCTGCCCTGTATGTTCCACAATattaaacagtacaaaaaaaaaggttaccgGAATGCCTGCCTTGTATTGTCATTAAATCTAATGTTAACAGTTTGTCAGCAAAAGCTAGATTTAAGTATTTCCAATTTAATGTTTGAAAGATGAACAATTGTTTTGGTGAGTACTGTGCCAATCAATAACCCTTCAGTCTGACTGGGCTATCAGTTGTTCCTGCAATTATTTGTCTAGTTGGATATTTAAAATGTCATCCGAAAAGATGATTATAAATTCCAGAAAGCCAGGCACTGTGCAATCAAATGAACTCTGTCTAGTTAAATGTGGTGTTGTACTAACCTGTCCTTCAAAACTGTGTTCTTCAATAGCCAATAAAAATGGCACCTTTCTACTGCTGTATGCagaaagggtacatcagcactacatgaaaaataaaacataaactatcccacttTTTCAGTTCtaattttcctcagcaacacagtgtgactgtacacagggaacgTCAGAAATAATaccagacaatatttcaacatcagattgttcagaaactgatagggagatggaatttgtggccgGGGCAGGGTGGGGGAGTAACAGCAGTCGGACATTATTTTACTTACTTGGACATGCCAGGTTCCAtgacatattgtgtgtgtgtgtgtgtgtgctgcatgaAGGTGCAATACTGTTGAATGATGTAAGTAAATATGAGTCTGAGATTCTACTATTTATTCCatactatttaattattttttaatgtacagggtTGTGTGCTTGGATGCATCAAATGTCGCTGCCTCAGTCACCCATGTGTGTTGACAGGttaacaatgagcacatacaCAAGTATCCTAGCATTATTTAGATTATCATAAGGGACTTATTACATGGTTAGGTGGGTATTGAAGACTTTAGACAGAACCCCATCAAGTTACAAAGTATAGATACAAATAAATGCAGTGCATGGTGAGAGGGGCTCAGTGTTTCATATGATGCTACtgggattattttttgttttttgttcaaaaaTTGTTTACAACATTTGAATCTAAGGGCAGCTTCAAAATCCATTGCATATACACTAAATTAAATCTGTTTCTCCTGGTGTGTCATTGGGTTCCACACAGTAAATCTCACTGTTTCTAATATGATGGCACGCTCCTTTTTTGTGAATATTTGACACAGTGGTTTCATAGCTTAAACAAATTGCAATTGCTGTAAAATATATAACCCTGGCTGTTTTacatggattatttttttttttcagtttcttttatGAATCTTTAactgaacatttttaaaatgtactctttACACCAACATATACTGTCTTTATCTTGTGTCgcttgttttttttgctttggacTTTATCTGCATTACAGTCATTTAAATTGGTTTGTaggtgtaacagggtggagggtGAGTGTGAAACAGCGACCCCAAAAGCCAGCGAgcgtctaaaccacaatgcaactgtggttttagagcttttaaacccatctcatctcaccgacaggggactcGACAAAATACCCTTTTTACAAAGGTCTGGTGCAGGCCATGTTGTTCGTCTTTTTTGACAGCAACATTAAAAGTATAGTTTTTGAAAGACATACAGTTTTATACGTGATTTATTTGTCATTGTGTCATATAGACGCATTTTGTAGTTTCTGTTTGATATTACTTGAAATTATTTTCATTCACATagttggtgtgtgtgtttgtatttttttttttttaaaacaaatcttttcaAGTTTAGGCATGACATTGATGAAAGGAGGTTGAGATACGCAAATACACCTTTCATCAACTACCATGGGGAACTATCGCCATGCAGAAGTTCAGAAAGCTGGTTTGCATGGCTAGAAGATTTTCACTCACATTTTTATGTCAATTTAATCCTGACATTCCAAGTGAAGGAATGCCAGTACAGTTACTATATTGTATAGTTAGTGCCAGCTTTAAAGACATATATTGTGATGCTGGCTGCTGTATCCTCAAATACATTCTAGTAAAGCATGTTCTATAGCATCTTTCGCAGGGTTTAAGAGTCTCTTCTGATTTttgtacaaaacacaaaaacatgcttTTTGATAATTTCCTGCCTATATTTAtcagtacattttatttgtttattcgcTATTTTGCATTCCTATTAAATACATAATGAATAATTAAAATCCTGAAGAGTCTTAAAGAAGTAAATGAACTGTGTTTTGGCACAtttactgtatatctatatactGTAAACTGAAACCATTTTGCAAGTAACAGGTAAAATAACTTTGTGTTTATATCCCATTTGTGCATTACGGTTAAGTTTCCTGGGGGTCTGTAAAAGCCCTATATTTTACCATCTTTTACATGACCGGTTGACCCAGTAGATTTTGTTGGGTATCTGTCTGATCGGTTATGTGGACAACCAGGTTCACATAACAACACAGTAGTGGTATTCATTACTTTCCTGTATGCTGTTCAACTTATAATATATCAccttttgatgtcactactgtggtatgtATATGCCTCTTTTTTCAActtggctcaggatgcaaatatagccttcatccgtgtgtgtgtgtgtgtatatatgtatgtatgtgtatgtgtatgtatgtgtgtgtgtgtgtgtgtgtgtgtatatatatatatatatatatatatatatatatatatatatatatatatatatatatatatatatatatatatatatattgtgttttttttaaagccagcttccttttagagttttgtttattttcctctcatttgtttattgtttaaaagcTTGTTTTCTGGATAGGTTTATTATCTAATCTTGTGAATAAGTACAGAAGAGTTGGGTACATTTAATGAGATTGTGAACCAAATTACAGGTCAGCCTGGAAGTACCATTGAAAGTCAATTGTTATTTTAAGTGTTTCTTTGCCTTCACAATTGTAAGCATTGTGTATTCTCGTTAACTGCAATGCATTCTTTCTTGCTGGCACTCGGCAagagcttttttgttttgtaaaggcataattgatttaataaacagaaacgttgATTTGcgttaaattattaaaaacactttCAACTGAAATGGCACTAATTTTCTAAAAGCCGCGCCATGAACCAATAGGTCATATCCAGCAATAACAGCGAAGGGTAATGTGTGGTATAACCTATCAGAAAAAGGACAAATTATTAATCCACTAGATAGCTTATTCAATTGGGGTCATACGTTTGGATTGAAATATAAAACCAGCAGGACACCTGGTAATAATTTCTTTCCTGGTGCTGGTTTGCAGCTCCAGTCATGTGCGAGTTGGTGCTTTACTTACATTATGGAGTTGGTAACTATCCTTTTTGCTTACAGCGCTGAATTTAGTACGTGGTTGTAGTCAATATGTGAGGCCTACATTAGTATGATAGGAAGAGTATTTCCTTTACCCATGTTGCATTCATCATACAGGATAAATACTGAAACCTGTAAgtgattaaaaacataaataaaatagtcACATGttgcatgtgtttatttttataacttctcaaaatacactattCTAGGCACTGTTTTTACAAATACTGTCCATATAAGgtattataatatacagtattaggCATAGATTACaaaggtgtataaaaagggagataaaatgtatgcaatttacccccccccccccccccccccccccaatgcagCTGTAACCTGCAACAAGGACTTATCTACTACCAATGTATCATCCTGTAGTTTCAACCTTGGAAAGTTCTACAAAGCACCCATCAACAATGGCAACTTTTGATGAGTCAATTATACAAAtggatatattttaaattgttgaTATCTCTACTGCAgttattcaaagaacaaaaaggCAGCAAGTTGGGTCTGGAGACTCATGTTGGTCTTTCTTCTTTCTCTTTGCAGGCAAAGATGAGCCCAGCAGCTATACTTGCACAACCTGTAAACAGCCATTCACTAGTGCATGGTTCCTCCTCCAGCATGCACAGAACGCCCATGGGTTCAGGATTTACCTAGAGAGTGAGCATGGCAGCCCCCTCACCCCCCGTGTGGGCATCCCTTCAGGAGTGGGTGCCGAGTGCACCTCCCAGCCCCCTCTCCATGGGATCCACCTTGCCGACAACAGTCCTTTTAATTTGCTGCGGATACCCAGCTCTGTTTCCTCCCGGGAAGCACCTAGCATGCGAGAGGGCCGCTTCCCGCCCACACCCCCACTCTTCAGCCCCCCTCCCCGGCACCACCTGGACCCTCACCGCATGGAGCAGCACCTGAGTGCCGAGGACATGGCTCTAGTGACACATCACCCGAGTGCCTTTGATAGGGTGCTAAGGCTCAACTCCATGGCAATTGATCCACCAGCCATGGATTTCTCCCGGAGGTTGCGGGAGCTGGCTGGAAACACCACAGGGTCTACGCCACCCCTGTCGCCCAGCCGGCCCAGCCCTATGCAAAGGCTGTTACAACCATTCCAGTCTAGTGGAAAGCCCCCCTTTTTGGCCACTCCGCCCCTCCCAACCTTGCAGTCGCCAGCTGGTACCCCATCAACTCCCAGCCAGCAACAACAGCAGACGTCCTTAAAGTCCAAGTCGTGTGAGTTCTGTGGCAAGACTTTTAAGTTCCAGAGCAATCTTATTGTCCACCGTCGGAGCCACACAGGGGAAAAACCTTACAAGTGCCACTTGTGTGATCACGCCTGCACCCAGGCCAGTAAGCTAAAGCGCCACATGAAGACCCACATGCACAAGTCCTCGCCCATGACGGTCAAGTCTGACGACGGCCTGTCCACAGCCAGTTCTCCAGAGCCAGGTACTAGCGAGCTGCTGGGCAGCGCCAGCAGCACCCTCAAGTTGGTGGTTGCCAAGTTCAAGAGTGAGAATGACCATGGCTGTATGATCCCTGAGAacggggaggaggaggaagaggaagaagaggaggaggaggaggaggaggaagaggaggaagaggaagatctGATGGAGAACGAGGGTGAAGGGAACAACTACCACTTCAGTCTCAGCATGGAAGCATCCCGCCACCACGAGAATAGCAGGGGGGAGGAAGGGATCCCACGCTCGCTGCCAGAGGTCATGCAGGGCATGGGCATGGCAGCGAGCATGCAGCACTATAGCGAGGCCTTCCACCAACACAAGCGCAGGGTGCTGTCTTCAGAGAGCGTCGCTCAGAGAGACATGTGTGATGAGGACTCTGTGGTTGGGGAGTCAGACCGGATGGACCACGGCTCTGCCATCAATGGTAGGGGCTCTTCTCCAAGTGAGTCGGCCTCGGTGGGCCTGTCCAAGAAGCTGCTGCTGGGTAGCCCCAGCTCCCTGAGCCCTTTTTCTAAACGCATTAAAACGGAGAAGGACTTTGACCTGCCGACCACAGCCATCCCCAACACAGAGAACGTTTATTCCCAGTGGTTGGCTGGCTACGCTGCCTCCAGGCAGCTGAAAGACCCCTTTCTGAACTTCGGAGACTCCAGACAATCGCCTTTTGCTTCTTCCTCAGAGCACTCCTCAGAGAATGGCAGTTTACGCTTTTCTACTCCTCCGGGCGAGATGGATGGAGGGGTCTCTGGCCGAAGTGGTACTGGAAGTGGAGGGAGCACGCCGCACCTCGGTGGCCCCGGAAGGCCCAGCTCTAAGGAGGGCCGCCGCAGCGACACATGCGAGTACTGTGGCAAAGTTTTCAAAAACTGCAGTAACCTTACGGTCCACCGCAGGAGCCATACAGGGGAGAGGCCGTACAAATGTGACCTCTGTAATTACGCCTGTGCCCAGAGTAGCAAACTTACCCGGCACATGAAAACGCATGGCCAAGTGGGAAAGGACGTTTACAAATGTGAAATCTGTCATATGCCTTTTAGTGTGTACAGTACCTTGGAGAAACACATGAAAAAATGGCACAGCGATCGCGCCTTGAATAATGATATAAAAACTGAATAGAGATGTAATTACCCCAACCACCCCATCTAGTTCCCTGTATATTTCCCTTTTTGGTAGTCCCTTGTGATTGCAACAATGGAAGCTAAGGATATAAGAAAACGTGCTTGTCACCAGCACACCTCGTTTAATTTACCGTTGAATGCATGATCTGTATCGGGGCAATACTATTGCATTTACACAAACTTCGAGCCTTTCTCTTGTGCAATAAtttatatgttgtgtttttttttttttttagacagcatgtaTGGTATGTTatggctaatttaaaaaaaaattgtcagtggTTGGTTAGTTGAGTAAATGTGTTGCTGTTTCCtcggttttttttattaaaaaaaaaaaacgaactacCATGCTGCATACATTCTGTAATACATATCatgtacagttttgttttgtaacatGGAGGACTACAGTCTTTTGCTTAACCCTCTCTGGACAGGCTAGGAATCGCACTTAACATGTCTTTGTAAAAGATATTCTGTCCAAAAGAGGTTAAAATATGAATTgggttatttagaaaaaaaaaaaacaaagtgacagccttgaatttataaaaaaaaaaaaaaaaaaagaaaaaagaaaattaaaagttTAAATTTGTACTATCAtttggttaaaaaataataatcggaGTGCCTTGGATCTATTGAAACTGCATTGGTTAATCTTCCTACTTGTTATAAGCGTGGAGTCTCAGCTAGATACTGGAAGTGGG encodes:
- the LOC117403286 gene encoding B-cell lymphoma/leukemia 11A codes for the protein MSRRKQGKPQHLSKRDFTPEPLQAILTDDEPEQGTLRAPEGDHDLLTCGQCQMNFPLGDILIFIEHKRKQCNGSLCMDKAVDKPPSPSQSELKKASNPVEVGIQVTPEDDDCLSTSSRGICPKQEKIAGKDEPSSYTCTTCKQPFTSAWFLLQHAQNAHGFRIYLESEHGSPLTPRVGIPSGVGAECTSQPPLHGIHLADNSPFNLLRIPSSVSSREAPSMREGRFPPTPPLFSPPPRHHLDPHRMEQHLSAEDMALVTHHPSAFDRVLRLNSMAIDPPAMDFSRRLRELAGNTTGSTPPLSPSRPSPMQRLLQPFQSSGKPPFLATPPLPTLQSPAGTPSTPSQQQQQTSLKSKSCEFCGKTFKFQSNLIVHRRSHTGEKPYKCHLCDHACTQASKLKRHMKTHMHKSSPMTVKSDDGLSTASSPEPGTSELLGSASSTLKLVVAKFKSENDHGCMIPENGEEEEEEEEEEEEEEEEEEEEDLMENEGEGNNYHFSLSMEASRHHENSRGEEGIPRSLPEVMQGMGMAASMQHYSEAFHQHKRRVLSSESVAQRDMCDEDSVVGESDRMDHGSAINGRGSSPSESASVGLSKKLLLGSPSSLSPFSKRIKTEKDFDLPTTAIPNTENVYSQWLAGYAASRQLKDPFLNFGDSRQSPFASSSEHSSENGSLRFSTPPGEMDGGVSGRSGTGSGGSTPHLGGPGRPSSKEGRRSDTCEYCGKVFKNCSNLTVHRRSHTGERPYKCDLCNYACAQSSKLTRHMKTHGQVGKDVYKCEICHMPFSVYSTLEKHMKKWHSDRALNNDIKTE